From one Thalassospira lucentensis genomic stretch:
- the tilS gene encoding tRNA lysidine(34) synthetase TilS — MTDRSNDMIKSDPASDGTSLDAVVFSRLMNAFAPFEDSPKIAVAVSGGADSMALALLANEWCRSNSGELIAMTVDHGLRADAAQEAIWVGEQLEKHDIAHRILRWDGEKPQSGIQEAARKARYELLDRELGALGILHLLVAHHRDDQRETLVMRQNRESGVIGRAGMSARRFLRNARLLRPLLPIAKVDLIATVQAYRQDWVEDPSNRNTGFERVRIRHGAILTDDAGGADPDRGTEERQAAEYLIGDLLAATVQVANCGIAQVAFSKWRDAGTGETTACYGLGHIVRVIGGENYMPAFDALAAALLQLRGQEDARVSLGGCVLHRRGDILLVYREVGRMDIAPVRVNPALVIGPAGQRWDNRFELFFDGIRQVATADYADFGRFVIAPLSACDAFHTRAFRAAIGKIAPFVDRLPRAALASIPALYDKEVLLSVGGLEVSGISDVLSAAGCRTVPMGAENAIGMRWRFAPPTPLWESGFKSSPKPDVLLA, encoded by the coding sequence ATGACAGATCGATCAAACGATATGATCAAATCTGATCCGGCGTCCGATGGAACCTCATTGGACGCCGTTGTCTTTTCGCGCCTGATGAATGCGTTTGCGCCGTTTGAGGACAGCCCCAAAATTGCCGTGGCTGTTTCCGGTGGTGCGGACAGCATGGCGCTGGCGTTGCTGGCGAATGAATGGTGCCGGTCAAACAGTGGCGAATTGATCGCTATGACGGTCGATCACGGTTTGCGAGCCGATGCTGCGCAAGAAGCCATCTGGGTCGGAGAGCAGCTTGAAAAGCACGATATTGCGCACCGCATCCTGCGCTGGGACGGGGAAAAGCCGCAAAGCGGCATTCAGGAAGCGGCGCGCAAGGCCCGGTATGAATTGCTTGATCGCGAATTGGGTGCGTTGGGCATCCTGCATCTGCTGGTCGCCCATCACCGGGATGATCAGCGTGAGACGCTTGTGATGCGGCAGAACCGTGAAAGCGGCGTCATTGGACGGGCAGGGATGAGCGCACGTCGTTTTCTGCGCAATGCGCGCCTGTTGCGACCGTTATTGCCCATCGCCAAGGTAGACCTGATCGCAACGGTGCAGGCATACCGGCAGGATTGGGTCGAAGACCCGTCAAATCGCAATACCGGTTTCGAAAGGGTTCGCATCCGGCACGGTGCGATCCTGACGGATGATGCAGGCGGGGCTGATCCAGATCGCGGCACGGAAGAACGTCAGGCAGCTGAATATCTTATCGGTGATCTTCTGGCCGCGACGGTTCAGGTCGCGAATTGCGGTATTGCCCAAGTTGCATTTTCAAAATGGCGGGATGCCGGAACCGGTGAAACCACGGCTTGCTATGGGCTTGGGCATATTGTCCGGGTGATTGGCGGTGAAAATTACATGCCTGCTTTTGATGCGTTGGCCGCCGCCTTGTTGCAATTGAGGGGGCAGGAAGACGCGCGCGTCAGTCTGGGCGGATGTGTGTTGCACCGCCGCGGCGATATTTTACTGGTTTATCGCGAAGTCGGGCGGATGGATATCGCGCCGGTTCGCGTCAATCCGGCATTGGTGATTGGGCCGGCTGGTCAGCGCTGGGACAATCGTTTCGAGCTGTTTTTTGACGGTATCAGGCAGGTTGCAACCGCTGATTATGCTGATTTTGGCCGGTTTGTGATCGCGCCGCTGTCTGCTTGTGATGCGTTTCACACACGGGCATTTCGGGCCGCCATTGGCAAAATCGCGCCGTTTGTTGATCGTTTACCGCGCGCGGCCCTTGCATCCATACCCGCCCTTTATGATAAAGAAGTCCTGCTTTCCGTTGGCGGGCTTGAGGTTTCGGGCATTTCCGACGTATTATCCGCCGCCGGTTGCCGGACGGTCCCGATGGGAGCAGAAAACGCAATCGGAATGCGATGGCGGTTTGCACCCCCGACACCTTTGTGGGAAAGTGGGTTTAAATCGTCGCCGAAACCCGACGTCCTACTTGCGTAA
- the ybgF gene encoding tol-pal system protein YbgF, whose protein sequence is MMFEITTKDPKMIRVGPKTGYRNDALPPRMSAVAISPTVGGKQGALRRSPIGYLSVFAVTALMGMTVLGSAPVHAQDANMTRQVEQLRNDLDLLQRYVYREGVPSGGVPDSGGASGGSPAAARQQVQINDIERAVTQLTGQIEEFDFRIRKIEDRLERLVSDVDYRLSQLEGGAATGTQTGAVAPSAAAGAAAGAAANNATGSAAQPNTAGAGQRVDDRGTQLFGVIENEGSPPSVPSGPAGTSSAAPARTASAAAGGAALPAGTPEEQYRYAFDLLRRQDFAAAETALAAFVKSHPDNPLAGNAQYWLGETFYVREQYDQAAVAFTEGFQTYPDSSKAADNLLKLGMSLGNLGKNEDACTTFGHLIANFPNASAVVLDRARQERKTRGCS, encoded by the coding sequence ATGATGTTCGAAATTACGACGAAGGACCCGAAAATGATCCGAGTTGGCCCGAAAACCGGTTACCGAAATGACGCCCTGCCGCCCCGTATGTCGGCCGTTGCGATTTCACCAACCGTTGGGGGGAAACAGGGGGCGTTGCGACGCAGCCCGATCGGCTATCTGTCGGTGTTTGCCGTCACGGCCCTGATGGGAATGACTGTTCTTGGCAGTGCGCCTGTGCATGCGCAGGACGCCAATATGACCCGTCAGGTCGAACAGCTTCGCAATGATCTTGATCTGTTGCAGCGTTATGTCTATCGCGAGGGTGTTCCTTCGGGGGGCGTGCCTGACAGTGGTGGTGCAAGTGGCGGAAGCCCGGCAGCGGCCCGTCAGCAGGTCCAGATCAACGATATCGAGCGCGCCGTCACCCAGTTGACAGGGCAAATCGAGGAATTCGATTTCCGTATCCGCAAGATCGAAGATCGTCTTGAACGGTTGGTGTCCGATGTCGATTATCGCCTGAGCCAGCTTGAAGGCGGTGCAGCGACCGGTACCCAGACGGGCGCCGTTGCGCCATCTGCGGCGGCGGGGGCTGCGGCAGGGGCGGCTGCGAACAATGCAACCGGTTCGGCGGCACAACCCAATACCGCAGGCGCGGGGCAACGGGTTGATGATCGTGGCACCCAATTGTTTGGCGTGATTGAAAACGAAGGCTCGCCGCCCTCTGTTCCGTCAGGTCCGGCAGGTACGTCTTCGGCGGCACCGGCCCGTACGGCGAGTGCCGCGGCCGGTGGTGCAGCACTTCCGGCCGGTACACCGGAAGAGCAATATCGTTACGCTTTTGATCTTTTGCGCCGGCAGGATTTTGCCGCGGCTGAAACTGCACTTGCCGCGTTTGTCAAAAGCCATCCGGACAATCCATTGGCCGGTAATGCGCAATACTGGCTTGGCGAGACATTCTATGTTCGCGAACAGTATGATCAGGCGGCTGTTGCCTTTACCGAGGGCTTCCAGACATATCCCGATAGCAGCAAGGCGGCGGATAACCTGCTGAAACTTGGCATGTCGTTGGGCAATCTTGGCAAGAACGAGGATGCCTGCACGACTTTTGGCCATCTGATTGCGAATTTCCCGAACGCGTCGGCGGTGGTGCTTGACCGTGCCCGCCAGGAACGCAAAACACGCGGTTGTTCGTAA
- the folP gene encoding dihydropteroate synthase, with amino-acid sequence MDKIEGSVLRSPADVRGFADFDGPLYYAPTGFIDHADDPNTLPLAGSRRGFSALEIIRRREGGGAESMILPLLALEGWVQNSGRVDEINDVLNRLTTKRADFAGLDMASCHVMGIVNVTPDSFSDGGDYNTTDQAIARARVLAEQGASILDIGGKSTRPGAETVSEADEIARVVPVIRALAEDGHCVSIDTRHAGVMEAAIEAGAAIINDVTGLEGDERSMEVAAASGKPVILMHMQGEPGTMQENPQYDCAVLDVYDYLLDRIESCERAGISRDRICVDPGIGFGKSLSHNLELLSRLAIFHGLGCPILLGTSRKSFIGKIDPAASPKERLGGSIASAINGWRHGVQMIRVHDVHETVQSISVTTATSLV; translated from the coding sequence ATGGACAAGATCGAAGGATCGGTCCTGCGAAGCCCCGCCGATGTGCGGGGCTTTGCTGATTTTGACGGACCGTTATATTACGCACCTACCGGTTTCATCGACCATGCCGATGATCCCAATACATTACCCTTGGCCGGATCCCGCCGTGGATTTTCCGCGCTTGAAATCATCCGTCGTCGCGAAGGCGGCGGGGCCGAAAGCATGATCCTGCCGTTGCTGGCGCTTGAAGGCTGGGTCCAGAATTCGGGACGGGTTGATGAAATCAATGATGTCCTGAACCGTCTGACCACAAAGCGTGCCGATTTTGCCGGGCTTGATATGGCGTCCTGCCATGTGATGGGCATTGTCAATGTGACGCCGGACAGCTTTTCCGATGGTGGAGATTACAACACCACCGATCAGGCGATTGCGCGTGCGCGCGTGCTGGCCGAGCAGGGGGCGTCCATCCTTGATATCGGTGGGAAATCGACACGCCCGGGGGCGGAAACCGTTTCCGAAGCGGACGAGATCGCGCGCGTTGTTCCGGTGATCCGTGCCCTGGCCGAAGACGGTCATTGCGTTTCCATCGACACCCGCCATGCGGGGGTGATGGAAGCCGCCATTGAGGCCGGTGCAGCCATCATCAATGATGTTACCGGGCTTGAGGGGGATGAGCGGTCAATGGAAGTCGCCGCCGCATCGGGCAAGCCGGTGATCCTGATGCATATGCAGGGCGAACCGGGCACCATGCAGGAAAACCCGCAATATGATTGTGCGGTTCTGGATGTGTATGACTATCTGCTGGACCGGATTGAAAGCTGCGAACGGGCGGGTATTTCGCGCGATCGCATCTGTGTTGATCCGGGTATCGGTTTTGGCAAGTCATTGTCGCATAATCTGGAACTGTTATCGCGTCTGGCGATTTTTCATGGTCTGGGCTGCCCGATCCTGTTGGGGACATCGCGCAAATCGTTTATCGGCAAGATTGATCCGGCAGCATCCCCAAAAGAACGTCTTGGCGGGTCGATTGCATCGGCGATCAATGGCTGGCGGCACGGGGTTCAGATGATCCGGGTGCATGATGTGCACGAGACGGTTCAATCGATTTCCGTCACGACGGCAACGTCCCTGGTATAG
- the ftsH gene encoding ATP-dependent zinc metalloprotease FtsH translates to MNMGKNLALWVIIAILLVALFNLFQSPSGRSGQSTLAFSDFLAEVDSGQISEVTIQGNTLTAQTRDNRTVSVYTPDYPSLVERLNDKGVRIIAQPEESLSPLMSALISWFPMLLIIGVWIFFMRQMQGGGGKAMGFGKSKAKMLTEKSGRVTFEDVAGIEEAKGELEEVVDFLRDPQKFQRLGGKIPKGMLLVGPPGTGKTLLARAIAGEANVPFFTISGSDFVEMFVGVGASRVRDMFEQGKKNAPCIIFIDEIDAVGRHRGAGLGGGNDEREQTLNQLLVEMDGFEANEGVILVAATNRPDVLDPALLRPGRFDRQVVVPNPDLEGREHILGVHARKVPLGPDVDLRTVARGTPGFSGADLANLVNEAALLAARLGKRVVTMADFENAKDKVMMGAERRSMIMTDDEKKLTAYHEGGHALVALHTPASDPIHKATIIPRGRALGMVMRLPERDQVSKSYEQLISDLAVAMGGRVAEEIIFGKDKVTTGASSDINMVTQYARKMVTEWGFSDKLGNVKYVDNQEEVFLGHSVAQHKNVSEKTAQLIDEEVRRYSDEAYVFAKRVLTEHLDDLHVLAKGLLEYETLSGKEIEALLRGEEINRSGHSNGSGKDTGSGRRSTVPSTGGARKENPGEGGGDLSPEPQPGS, encoded by the coding sequence ATGAATATGGGAAAAAATCTCGCACTGTGGGTTATCATTGCCATCCTTTTGGTGGCTTTGTTTAACCTGTTTCAGTCGCCATCAGGACGGAGCGGCCAGTCAACGCTGGCGTTTTCGGACTTCCTGGCCGAAGTTGACAGCGGCCAGATTTCAGAAGTTACGATCCAGGGCAACACTCTTACAGCGCAAACCCGCGATAACCGGACCGTTAGTGTTTATACCCCTGATTATCCGAGCCTTGTCGAACGTCTAAACGACAAGGGCGTTCGTATTATCGCCCAGCCGGAAGAAAGCCTGTCGCCGCTTATGAGCGCGCTGATCAGCTGGTTCCCGATGCTGCTGATCATTGGTGTGTGGATTTTCTTCATGCGTCAGATGCAGGGCGGCGGTGGCAAAGCCATGGGCTTTGGCAAATCAAAGGCCAAGATGCTGACCGAGAAATCCGGTCGGGTGACCTTTGAAGACGTTGCCGGGATCGAGGAAGCCAAGGGCGAGCTTGAAGAAGTCGTCGACTTCCTGCGCGATCCGCAGAAATTCCAGCGTCTTGGCGGTAAAATCCCCAAAGGCATGCTTCTTGTCGGACCTCCGGGTACGGGTAAGACGCTTCTGGCGCGTGCGATTGCCGGTGAAGCCAATGTGCCGTTCTTTACGATTTCGGGTTCCGATTTCGTTGAAATGTTCGTTGGTGTCGGTGCATCGCGTGTGCGTGACATGTTCGAACAGGGCAAAAAGAACGCGCCCTGCATCATCTTCATCGATGAAATCGACGCCGTTGGCCGCCATCGTGGTGCCGGTCTTGGCGGCGGTAACGATGAACGCGAGCAGACGCTCAACCAGCTTCTGGTCGAGATGGATGGTTTCGAAGCCAACGAGGGTGTTATCCTTGTGGCGGCAACCAACCGTCCGGACGTTCTGGACCCGGCATTGCTGCGCCCCGGTCGTTTTGACCGTCAGGTCGTTGTGCCGAACCCGGACCTTGAAGGCCGTGAACATATTCTTGGTGTTCATGCCCGCAAGGTTCCGCTGGGACCGGATGTTGACCTGCGCACTGTTGCGCGTGGTACGCCGGGCTTCTCGGGCGCGGATCTGGCAAACCTTGTCAACGAGGCAGCCCTTCTTGCAGCCCGTCTTGGCAAGCGTGTTGTCACCATGGCCGATTTCGAGAATGCCAAGGACAAGGTGATGATGGGGGCGGAACGCCGTTCCATGATCATGACCGACGACGAGAAGAAGCTGACGGCCTATCACGAAGGTGGTCATGCGCTTGTCGCGCTGCATACCCCGGCATCCGATCCGATCCACAAGGCAACCATCATTCCGCGCGGTCGTGCGCTGGGTATGGTGATGCGCCTGCCGGAACGTGATCAGGTTTCCAAATCCTATGAACAGCTGATTTCCGACCTTGCGGTTGCCATGGGTGGCCGCGTTGCCGAGGAAATCATCTTTGGCAAGGACAAGGTCACCACGGGTGCGTCTTCGGACATCAATATGGTGACGCAATATGCGCGCAAGATGGTGACCGAGTGGGGCTTCTCGGACAAGCTTGGCAACGTCAAATATGTGGACAATCAGGAAGAAGTGTTCCTGGGCCACAGTGTTGCCCAGCACAAGAATGTTTCCGAGAAAACAGCCCAACTGATTGACGAGGAAGTGCGTCGTTATTCCGACGAGGCATATGTCTTTGCCAAGCGTGTTCTGACCGAGCATCTTGACGATCTGCATGTTCTTGCCAAGGGGCTTCTGGAATACGAAACCCTGTCGGGCAAGGAAATCGAAGCGCTTCTGCGTGGTGAGGAAATCAACCGTTCGGGCCATTCCAATGGCAGCGGCAAGGATACGGGCAGCGGACGCCGTTCGACCGTGCCGAGCACCGGTGGCGCACGCAAGGAAAACCCGGGTGAAGGTGGTGGGGATCTGTCCCCGGAGCCGCAGCCGGGCAGCTAA